The nucleotide sequence cctgtgatccagcaattccactatgAGGCATTTGCTGAAGAGAAAATGAAGGCATGTTGCCACAAGAGACTTGGATAAGCAACTTTACTCACTCTATCCAAAACTTGGGAACAATCCAAATAGCCATCAACAGGATATTTCCTAacagaataaataacaaaataaattgcATTATATTCAGATGGTGAAATACtacaaaggaatgaacaaaaattACATGCACATGATATTGGTATGTGCAACActgtggatgaatctcaaaaacattatataGGGCAAAAGAAGTGTGGCAGATAAAAGAATGTAttgtttaattctatttatgtgaattTCCAAAACAGGCAAAAGTATTCTGTGATAATGGAAACCAGATCAGCTGTTTCCTCTGGGCTGGGTTcatggggagagggaagggaattTTCAGAGGTGATAGAAACTTCCACGTTTTGATTGATGTGTTGATCACACAGGTGGTTCACATTTGCCAAAACTCTTAGAACTATACACTTCACATGTGTTCATTTTACTATGCGTACATTTTTTACCTTAattaaagaaactttaaaaactaacCAGATACAATTTATGGGGCTTATTGGGACTTGAATTGGAAAAATCAACTGTTAACTACACTTTTATGAAGCAGTTGGAGAAATTTGAACATTGAAATTTGATGGCATCCAGGAAATACTTTTTGGTGTGATGAGTGTATTATTAGTGTGGCAATGGCATTGTTATATTAAAAAGAGTCTTTATCTGTTAGTGACACACCCTGGAATATTTATGGAGGAAGAGAGATGATTTCTCACATTTGCTCCAAAATAATCCCTCAGGGGCGGGGTACAGTGTGGCTGAAGTGTCCTGGGGACAGGGGTTAATAGATGACACCTAGCTATGAATGTCAGTCTCTGAAGCTAGGTGATGGGTACACGgggtttgtgtattttcttttcttttttttgagatggagtctctctctgtcgcccaagctggagtgcagtgactcgatctcggctcactgcaacctccgtctcctgcctctgcctccccagcagctgggattgcaggaccgtgccaccatgcccagctaatttttgcatttttagtagagacggagtttcaccatgtaggccaggctggtctcaaactttcgacctcaagtaatccaccggcctccgccttccaaagtgctgggattgcaggcgtgagccaccgcgcccgccagTTTGTGATTCTTTCTACTTATGTATATGTtaaaaattttggctgggcgcggtggctcaagcctgtaatcccagcactttgggaggccgagacgggcggatcacgaggtcaggagatcgagcccatcctggctaacacggtgaaaccccgtctctactaaaaagtacaaaaaactagccgggcgaggtggtgggtgcctgtagtcccagctactcgggaggctgaggccggagaatggcgtgaacccaggaggcagagcttgcagtgagctgagatccggccactgcactccagcctgggcgacagagcgagactccgtctcaaaaaaaaaaaaaaaaaagaaaaagaaaaaaaaaattttgcactAGAAAAAGGTTTTACAATGAAGTATTTCAGCCATGAAGAACATCAGGAAGTGAGTCGTGGCGGGCATGGGGTTCCGTGGCAGGGGTGGAGCTGGCAGGTAGAAATGCCAGGCCCTGGTCCCGGGGCGCGCCCTACGCCTGGGGTGCCCGTGGAGACCCGCGTCCTGGGGAGTTCCTGGGTCCCGACAGCCTCAAGGCCCCTGGCTCTGGGCGGCCTCAGCGTTGTGGTGTCCCCCGCTGGCTTTCCGCACAGACAGGACGACCCCGCGTCCGGTGACAGCCCGACCCCTGTTAGAAAAGGAACTTCCCTTAACATTTAAAGTACACCAATTGCCAACATTTCAAACACAAATCTAgctttctggcttctcttgaaagAGCAAAGGATCAGGTCACCCTCCCAGGCCCAGACTCCACGGTCGGCTGCCGCCGAGTGGCCCACAGAGGAGGACCCGGCGCCCGCGCCCCCCACGCGGCGCCCCCCACACGGCGTCCCCCACGCGGCGCCCCCCAACGCGGCGCTCCCTCCGCCGCGCCCCCAGCTCGCGCCCCCGAAGCGCCCCCTCCGAAGCGCCCCCTCCGAAGCGCCCTCTCCGAAGCGCCCTCAACCCGCGTTCCCGCCCGCGCCCCCGCAGTGCCCCCTCCGCAGCGCCCCCAGACCATGTCCCCGGCCCGCGCCCCCAGCCGGCGCCCCGCGGCGCACCCGCATGTCCGTCGCGGGAGCTGAGCCCACGAGGCCCTGGAGCGCGGTGGCTGGGCCCGTAGCGCCACCTGGCGGCGGATCAGGACCCCCGCGCCCTTGCGTCCCTGGAAGTGGGAGAAGGGGCAGGGGGCTCCAccctgcaccaccacccccagcgcGCTCCCGAGGCCGTTCCCCAAGGATGCGCGGGCCCCAGGGGAGAGCGACGCTGCCCGCGCGGCGCTTTCCTGGCCGCCTGGAGTCCGGGAACGGCGAATCCCGCTCGCAGCGGACCGAGGCGAGGCGCAGCGGGACGGGATCGGTGGGAACGGAAACAGCGGTCACCCGGAAGCCCAGAACCAGCGAGTACGCGGTGCAGTGTTCGCTTCCCAAACGTTGTGGGACAAACGCCTTTCAACTGTTTCTGGACGCCCGTGGGCCGGCGTTACCCTGTTGAGGTATTCCTTTCAATTAGCTTAGTATTGTTAGTACTGTTATTATTTGGAAACTTTAGCCTACAA is from Macaca fascicularis isolate 582-1 chromosome 9, T2T-MFA8v1.1 and encodes:
- the LOC102135635 gene encoding uncharacterized protein, translated to MPGPGPGARPTPGVPVETRVLGSSWVPTASRPLALGGLSVVVSPAGFPHRQDDPASEQRIRSPSQAQTPRSAAAEWPTEEDPAPAPPTRRPPHGVPHAAPPNAALPPPRPQLAPPKRPLRSAPSEAPSPKRPQPAFPPAPPQCPLRSAPRPSHEALERGGWARSATWRRIRTPAPLRPWKWEKGQGAPPCTTTPSALPRPFPKDARAPGESDAARAALSWPPGVRERRIPLAADRGEAQRDGIGGNGNSGHPEAQNQRVRGAVFASQTLWDKRLSTVSGRPWAGVTLLRGKREAPPIRFYWGLLSHRLGGRLISGSQQPVALAGRSKDSLWLLQPHCPATLHDGRVPWEECKGKPWTVREEKKVLHIPTKSILCLRTIAQV